Proteins encoded together in one Orcinus orca chromosome 13, mOrcOrc1.1, whole genome shotgun sequence window:
- the LOC105748568 gene encoding basic proline-rich protein-like: protein MGSRPGLKGDLPSAPSVWRIWEASVQQHFSSVTSEEAGEGRGAAAELRGPQRSKRGARSPPSPAHVPGTWEAGTRLRTGRQEQPTHSQSPGRLPAFSLPALSCRGRSPSTSHPHTDLPGSQPAKQSSTGITRRVGRPTRSRDTASPRTAPRGRKEEGGGECVTGLGCQSLAPRGLSDREPGNGSTSRGLPPRAPALPRPLHPALTARPPAPPRSRANSGARLAANAAQSDARKTSAAREPRPWRGTPVPRPPRGSPPFSRPFGALEGVAEGGEVLENRFSLSRAPPSSAARWARGPGSRGLEGSGPPAPLPAPRAPVSSSTAPPSAEGRRGRLVLAQATLPSAGAAPSAQIPPRRLRTPAPASSTRRGGTATYLLFGVSWCSQSPRKVFANPKRFF, encoded by the exons CACTTCAGCTCTGTTACTTCggaggaggcgggggaggggcgcgggGCCGCAGCAGAGCTCCGGGGTCCTCAGCGCAGCAAGAGGGGAGCCAGGTcgcctcccagccccgcccacgtGCCGGGGACCTGGGAAGCGGGGACCCGTTTGAGGACGGGGAGGCAAGAACAACCGACGCATTCCCAGAGTCCCGGGCGGCTCCCGGCTTTCTCCTTACCTGCCCTCAGCTGCCGGGGCCGCTCACCATCTACCTCGCACCCTCACACGGACCTTCCGGGCAGCCAACCTGCAAAACAGAGCAGCACAGGAATTACCCGCCGGGTTGGGCG CCCTACACGCTCCCGAGACACTGCCTCGCCCAGGACCGCGCCGAGGGGCCGcaaggaggagggtgggg GTGAGTGCGTAACCGGGCTAGGCTGCCAATCCCTGGCCCCGCGCGGGCTGAGTGACAGGGAGCCGGGCAATGGCAGCACGAGCCGGGGGTTACCTCCGCgcgcccccgccctcccccgccccctgcacCCCGCCCTcaccgcccgcccgcccgccccgccccggtcGCGCGCTAACTCCGGGGCTCGACTGGCGGCAAACGCGGCGCAGAGCGACGCGAGGAAGACGAGCGCAGCGCGGGAGCCCAGGCCGTGGAGGGGGACGCCGGTCCCGAGGCCGCCCCGGGGCTCCCCGCCCTTCTCTCGCCCTTTTGGCGCCCTGGAGGGAGTGGCAGAAGGAGGCGAGGTGCTGGAGAACCGGTTCTCGCTCTCCCGCGCGCCACCCAGCTCGGCGGCCCGGTGGGCGCGAGGACCCGGGAGCCGCGGGCTGGAGGGGAGCGGGCCCCCGGCCCCTCTCCCGGCGCCGCGGGCCCCAGTGTCTTCATCCACCGCGCCACCATCCGCAGAGGGACGCCGCGGGCGGCTCGTGCTGGCACAGGCTACTTTGCCGAGCGCGGGAGCAGCTCCCAGTGCGCAGATCCCGCCTCGGCGCCTCAGGACTCCCGCGCCTGCGAGCAGCACCCGCAGGGGAGGCACGGCCACTTACCTGCTCTTCGGCGTCTCCTGGTGTTCCCAGTCCCCACGAAAGGTGTTTGCAAATCCTAAACGCTTCTTTTGA